In the Cylindrospermopsis raciborskii Cr2010 genome, GGGGTTAGAAACTGAGGTTAAATTAGAGATCTGGTTAAATTGGAGATCCGGGGTTGGGTAGAAATTAACAATATTTTAAGATAATTATGTTTACTATTGTCACATTTACGGAAGTTCATGAATATTAAAATCAGAAAAAGGAAAATGCTTTTCCTCATTGCCATGGGGCTAGCAGTTGCCATTTTTACCATAGGTGTAGTTATTGCCCAAACCAGGATGCAGACCCAGTCTACGGGTAGTACCACTACTAGTGTTGAGTCTGTAGGGCAAAATACTGCACCAGAAACTCCCAGCACCAACTTAAATCCCCAACCTCAGTCCACAGATACTAAAGAACCAGTCAAGGAAAATACCTTGCCAGAAACTCCCAAAACCAAGCCTAACTCCCAAGCGCAGTTAAGTATCAATGGTATTGGACCAGTAAGGGTAGGAATGAATATTCCTGAAGCTGCTGCTGCTGCTCAGGGAACCCGCCTATATGTTTCCTATGCTGGTAATGATAGTTGTTATTATCTTGAAGCAGAAGGGCGACTCAAAGGTATATCCTTTATGGTCACTAAAGATGAGGAAAAAGGTCGTCAGCAAAACATCACCAGTGATGCCATTGCTAGGATAGATATAAACAGTCCAAAAATCACTACGGTTTCAGGTGCCAAAATTGGGGACACAGAAGAAAAAATCAAATCCCTTTACCCTCCTGAACAAATTGAAGTTAAAACCCACGAATATAATCCCAAGGGACATTATTTGATTTTTGTTCCTAAAGAACAGACAGACAACAAGTATCGCGTGGTTTTTGAAACCGATGGTAAGCAGGTTACTAGCTTTAGGTCGGGTAAGCTACCAGAGGTGGGATATGTGGAGGGATGTAGTTAAAGCTTAGGAAAAATTAGGACTTGCTGTTATCACAATAAGTCCTATTTAAAACTACATACCCGCGATTACTTATGTTTTATGTACGGATTATTTTTGCCCCAACTTGCTGTAATTTAGTATCTAATCTATCATAGCCACGATCTAAATGTTTTAGTCCTTGAATAATCGTTTCTCCTTGTGCTGCAAGACCGGCTAACACTAGTGCTGCGGATGCTCTTAGGTCTGTACCGATAACTGGTGCCCCTGATAATATTGGTACACCCCGAACAAATGCCGTATTACTCTTAACGCGAATTTCCGCTCCTAACCGGTTTAACTCAGAAGCATGACTCAACCGGTTTTCAAAAACCGATTCGTTAATAATACTATCACCATCAGCTATGCTTAATAGTGCCATGAATTGCGCTTGCATATCTGTAGGAAACCCTGGATGGGGTAAAGTATCAATGTTGGTAGCTTTGAGTTTTTGTGCAGGTTTTACCCGCAAGCAGTCTGTACCTTCTTGGAGGATGGACACACCAATATCTTTCAACTTAGCAATTACAGGGATTAAATGGTCTGATTTAACTGGAGATAGCAGCAATTCGGAGTGAGTAATCGCAGCAGCAATTAAAAATGTACCTGCTTCAATGCGATCAGGAATAATACTATATTCGGTAGAGTGCAGTTTATCAACACCGACGATGGTAATTGTACCTGTGCCCGCACCTTGAATTTTTGCCCCCATAGAATTACAGAAGTTAGCCAAATCTACTACTTCTGGCTCTCGGGCAGCATTTTCAATGATGGTTTCTCCATCAGCTAGAGTAGCAGCCATCATCAAGGTTTCTGTGGCACCAACACTGGGAGTATCTAAATAAATTCGCGCACCTTGTAATCTACCATTGTTACCAGTAACCTGGGCATGACAAATTCCATGTTCAATCTCCATATCTGCTCCCATGGCTTGTAGTCCGCGAACATGTAGATCAACGGGTCTGGCACCAATAGCGCAACCTCCTGGTAAAGGCATTTGTGCTACACCTAATCGAGCTAAAATTGGACCAATGGCAAAAAAGCTTGCCCGCAACTGGGTTACCAGTTCATAGGGTGCTTTAGATGTGGTAATATCTCTAGCATTAATATTCAGTGTATCCTTATGCCTTTCCACGGATAAACCTAAAGCAGTTAAAACTTGCCCCATACTTTCTACGTCCGCTAACAAAGGGACATTACTAATCCGACAATCTCCAGAGCAAAGCAAAGCTCCAGCCATGATTACCAGGGCTGAATTTTTGGCCCCGCTAATTCTTACATTCCCTTCCAGGGAATATCCACCACAAATTTTTAAGACTGAGGAGTCTACTTGGGTATCTGACAGGGTGCTAGGAGAATTAATAAGTCTACCTCCTTTAAGATTTACGGTCATAGGTGTTCGCGTTCAGTTTTAGATTCTACAGCAAAGTTTACTAGTTCTCTTGACAATCCCCAAGATTTACGTCATCATATTAAGTCAGCAGTGAAATGCGGTAAAATACTAAATGTAATGTGCGGAACTGGCGGAATTGGCAGACGCGCTAGATTCAGGTTCTAGTGCCGTAAGGCTTCCGGGTTCAAGTCCCGGGTTCCGCATTCGGGCAATTATTAGTCCTTTGGAGTGTTGTGCTGACCAGTTTACAAAATCCTCTAGTTAAGCAGATCCGTAAGTTACACTCCCCTAAGGAGAGACATAAACAACAGTTGTTTGTGTTGGAGGGAACCCATTTAATTACAGAGGCTTGTAGTGTAAATTACCCGTTGGAAACGGTTTGTTGCACTATGGATTGGCAAAATTCCCATTCGGAATTGTGGCAAAATGTTTGTAATGCTTGTCATCGTACAGAAATAGTCAGCCAAGAGGTTTTAGCAGCTATGGCCACCACGGTCCAACCGGATGGTGTGGTGGCCATGGTCAAACGTTGTGAGGATCACCCCATTCCCATGACGGGGTTGGCTCTAGCTCTGGAAACTATTCAGGATCCAGGCAATTTGGGAACTATTATCCGTACTGCTGCTGCTGTGGATGCTTCCGGTTTATGGTTAAGTAATGATAGTGTGGATTTAGACCATCCTAAGGTTTTGCGGGCTTCTGCTGGCCAGTGGTTTCGCTTAAAAAAGCAGGTGAGTCACAACCTAAAGGACACTGTACAAGATTGTCAACGAGGAGGTATGCAAGTGGTTGCTACCCTACCAACCGCTGAGTTAACCTATTGGCAAGTGGATTGGTCTTTACCCAGTCTTATTTTACTGGGCAATGAAGGTGCTGGTTTATCAGATGAATTGGCAACAATGGCAAATATACAAGTTAAAATACCTCTTAGCCCTCAAGTTGAATCCTTAAATGTGGCTATATCTGCCTCTTTAATATTATATGAGGCGCAGCGACAAAAAACTTGTGGAAAAAATACAAATTAGTATTTGACAAGAAAGAGAATGAGTCAGTTCTTGATTAGGACTTTTACTAGTCTCAGTATGTTGGTAGGGTTTATGGTAATATCAGGTTGTAACATGTCCTTATTTGAGAATACAAATATTAAAGACGTTGTAGAGAAAGTAAGTGATGGAGACACATTGATATTAAGAGATGGTAGTGGAGAAAAACACAAAGTACGACTGGGTTGTATAGATGCACCAGAGATACCCCATTCCCATAAGCAAAAGAGGAGTAAAAAAAGGCGGGATATGAATCAGTTTAATTGGGGGGTAAGGGCAAAAAATCGTCTGGCACAATTGATTAAAAATTCAGGGCGTAGGGTGAAAATAAATGTTGTTGACCAGGACGAATATGGTAGAAAAGTTATAGAATTGCGGTTGAGAGATGATACTTTAGTGCAAGAAGTTTTATTGACAGAAGGCTTGGCAAAAGTCCATCCGGAATACATGAAACTATGTAGTAGTAAAGATATTATGTTACAGGCACAAACCCAGGCCCAAAGACAAAAAATAGGAATTTGGGGTGATGATGAATTTATTAATCCCTGGGAATATCGCAAACTATAGGGTGGGTGGTGGTTTTTAAAAACCACAGTTAGGATATATAATTTAGAGTTAATTTACGATGACTAACAACCAATTGCCCAAGTACGAATCCTTAGTGAGATCATCCGGTATGTCAGACCAACCCTTGATTGAACTGAGAGGTGTTTCTAAATCATTTGGAAGAACCAGGGTTTTAGACAGTGTGGATTTACAAATTTACAGAGGAGAAGCACTCGGAATTATTGGACCATCAGGAACGGGAAAATCAACCATCCTAAGAATTATAGCAGGCCTACTAGAACCTGATGCAGGAGAAATTTATATTCAAGGAAAAAAACGCAATGGTTTAATTGAAGATAATAAAGACCCCATTGGCATTGGCATGGTATTTCAACAGGCGGCCCTGTTTGATTCCTTAAATGTAGATGAAAATGTGGGGTTCCTATTATATCAAAAATCAAAACTGGCCTCCAATCGCATTCGCAACCTAGTCAACGAAAAATTAGAAATGGTGGGGTTATCAGCTGAAATTGCTAATCTTTACCCTTCGGAACTTTCTGGTGGGATGCGAAAAAGGGTAAGTTTTGCCCGTGCTATCATGTCCAATCCCGACTATCCCCGTGATACTCCGGAAGTTCTACTATATGATGAACCTACTGCTGGGCTTGATCCAATCGCTTCTACCGTTATAGAAGATTTAATCCGTAACTTGCAACATACTCAAGGCGTTTGTAGTACCTACTGCATTGTTACCCACCAGGATAGCACAATCAGACGCACAGCGGATAAGTTAATATTTCTTTACCAAGGCAAGGTACAATGGCAAGGTAAAATAAGTGAAATAGATTACACTGATAATCAGTTAATCAGACAATTTATGAGTGGTAGTATCCAGGGACCAATTCAGGTGATTGGCTAATAACCAGTATGAAAGGGGGATTGAATGAGTGGATTCAAGACTACAAGGACTTTTAGGGAAGGTGCAGTAGGATTAATATTCCTAATTGGTTTGGGAGCATTTGGTGTTATTTTTTTATGGCTAAATCGAGTGACTCCAGGACGTAGTTCCTATCAGGTAATAGTGGAATTTGCTGATGCTGGAGGTATGCAAAAAGGCGATCCTGTCCGCTATCGCGGGGTGAAAGTGGGTAGTATTGCCAGGATGACTACTAAACCAAATGCGGTGGAAGTCGAGCTGGAAATCAATGACCCTAATTTGCTAATACCCGCCGATTCCAGAATAGAAGCTAATCAAAGTGGTTTAATCAGTGAAAGTATTGTTGATATTACTCCCCTAGGTGATGTTACCTTAGATCCTAACACTGCTAAACCCCTGGATAAGGATTGTAATCCCGGTTTGATAATCTGTCATCAGTCCGGTAAGTTAAGGGGTCAAATTGGCACTAGTGTTGACAGACTAATTAGACAGTCGTCGGATTTTGCTGATAGATATGGAAATCAGCAGTTTTACGATAATATTAATCGTTTGTTAATTACTTCCACAGATGCAGCGGCTAGTATAGCTAAGCTAAGTCGAGAATTACAAATTGCCAGCAGAAGTTTTCAGGGAGAAGTGGGAAAATTTTCTGATACTGCTGTGACTATTCAACGTGCAACTAATGAACTCACTGCTACTACTAAACAAACAGCAGCACAGATAAATACAACCGCTGGTGATTTCAGTACAGCAGCAAAGCAAGCGGGTAAACTAATTAATAATCTCGATGATTTATTGACTACAAATCGTTCAGCATTAGTCAGTACTTTGAATAATATTAACGAAACAAGCAATCAATTGAGGCAAACAGTTAATGCGCTGTCACCAGCCGTAACCAGATTAACCCAAGGAGATATACTCAAAAACCTGGAGATTCTCTCAGCTAATGCAGCAGAGGCTTCGATTAGTTTAAAAGATGCTAGTAAGACTTTAGCAGATCCTAAAAACATAGTTTTATTACAGCAGACACTGGATGCGGCAAGAGTCACCTTTGAAAATACTCAAAAAATCACATCTGATTTAGATGAGTTAACGGGAGATCCTAAATTCCGGCAAAATTTGTTGCAACTGGTGAATGGGTTGAATAAGTTGCTATCTTCCACGGGGGATATGCAGGAACAAACAAAAGTGGCCTTGACTTTAGACTCGATTAAACTATCAATCAATCAGGGTCAGTCTAAGTCAGAAACAACCTCCGATTTAGGATTTAGCAATCATGGAGTAAAAGCAGAAA is a window encoding:
- a CDS encoding MlaD family protein; translation: MSGFKTTRTFREGAVGLIFLIGLGAFGVIFLWLNRVTPGRSSYQVIVEFADAGGMQKGDPVRYRGVKVGSIARMTTKPNAVEVELEINDPNLLIPADSRIEANQSGLISESIVDITPLGDVTLDPNTAKPLDKDCNPGLIICHQSGKLRGQIGTSVDRLIRQSSDFADRYGNQQFYDNINRLLITSTDAAASIAKLSRELQIASRSFQGEVGKFSDTAVTIQRATNELTATTKQTAAQINTTAGDFSTAAKQAGKLINNLDDLLTTNRSALVSTLNNINETSNQLRQTVNALSPAVTRLTQGDILKNLEILSANAAEASISLKDASKTLADPKNIVLLQQTLDAARVTFENTQKITSDLDELTGDPKFRQNLLQLVNGLNKLLSSTGDMQEQTKVALTLDSIKLSINQGQSKSETTSDLGFSNHGVKAEKLEKQENRVVPSVPATPNPVTEITPVPELLPEPVLPSSQEP
- a CDS encoding thermonuclease family protein — encoded protein: MSQFLIRTFTSLSMLVGFMVISGCNMSLFENTNIKDVVEKVSDGDTLILRDGSGEKHKVRLGCIDAPEIPHSHKQKRSKKRRDMNQFNWGVRAKNRLAQLIKNSGRRVKINVVDQDEYGRKVIELRLRDDTLVQEVLLTEGLAKVHPEYMKLCSSKDIMLQAQTQAQRQKIGIWGDDEFINPWEYRKL
- the murA gene encoding UDP-N-acetylglucosamine 1-carboxyvinyltransferase; protein product: MTVNLKGGRLINSPSTLSDTQVDSSVLKICGGYSLEGNVRISGAKNSALVIMAGALLCSGDCRISNVPLLADVESMGQVLTALGLSVERHKDTLNINARDITTSKAPYELVTQLRASFFAIGPILARLGVAQMPLPGGCAIGARPVDLHVRGLQAMGADMEIEHGICHAQVTGNNGRLQGARIYLDTPSVGATETLMMAATLADGETIIENAAREPEVVDLANFCNSMGAKIQGAGTGTITIVGVDKLHSTEYSIIPDRIEAGTFLIAAAITHSELLLSPVKSDHLIPVIAKLKDIGVSILQEGTDCLRVKPAQKLKATNIDTLPHPGFPTDMQAQFMALLSIADGDSIINESVFENRLSHASELNRLGAEIRVKSNTAFVRGVPILSGAPVIGTDLRASAALVLAGLAAQGETIIQGLKHLDRGYDRLDTKLQQVGAKIIRT
- a CDS encoding TrmH family RNA methyltransferase codes for the protein MLTSLQNPLVKQIRKLHSPKERHKQQLFVLEGTHLITEACSVNYPLETVCCTMDWQNSHSELWQNVCNACHRTEIVSQEVLAAMATTVQPDGVVAMVKRCEDHPIPMTGLALALETIQDPGNLGTIIRTAAAVDASGLWLSNDSVDLDHPKVLRASAGQWFRLKKQVSHNLKDTVQDCQRGGMQVVATLPTAELTYWQVDWSLPSLILLGNEGAGLSDELATMANIQVKIPLSPQVESLNVAISASLILYEAQRQKTCGKNTN
- a CDS encoding ABC transporter ATP-binding protein, producing the protein MSDQPLIELRGVSKSFGRTRVLDSVDLQIYRGEALGIIGPSGTGKSTILRIIAGLLEPDAGEIYIQGKKRNGLIEDNKDPIGIGMVFQQAALFDSLNVDENVGFLLYQKSKLASNRIRNLVNEKLEMVGLSAEIANLYPSELSGGMRKRVSFARAIMSNPDYPRDTPEVLLYDEPTAGLDPIASTVIEDLIRNLQHTQGVCSTYCIVTHQDSTIRRTADKLIFLYQGKVQWQGKISEIDYTDNQLIRQFMSGSIQGPIQVIG